The DNA window aactaaagttgccaatcaaagaagggaaaaagcctattaagcaaactccaagaaggtttgcacccgagatccattcgaagatcaaagcagaggtagaaagactcctgcgctgcaaattcatccagaccacgaggtatgttgaatggattgctaatattgtgccagttattaaaaagaatggttctttaagagtatgcatagattttcgtgatctaaacgcAACAacacctaaggatgaatatcctatgcctgtggcagaaatgctggtAGATTCAGCTGCAGGTTTCGAGTATCTGAGTATGTTAGATGGATACTCTGGATATaaccagattttcattgcagaagaagatgtatctaaaacagcttttcgttgcccaggggcaataggtacatacgaatgggtagtaatgcctttcggcctaaaaaatgctggagcaacatatcagagagcaatgaattctatatttcatgactttatagaaacatttatgcaggtatacatagatgatattgtggTAAAATTTGTATCAGATTCCAATCAtctagatcatctgagccaatcattcgagagaatgggaaaacatggcttgaagatgaatccccttaaatgtgctttctttgtgcaggcgggAGACTTCCTAGGTTTTTTGGTCCACaagaaggggatagaaattaaccagaataaaacaaaggccaTTATGGAAGCGAAGCCTCCTTCCACGAAGAAGCAACTACAGTCCttattggggaagataaactttttgagaagattcatctccaatttaagtggacgcacacaagccttttcacctttgcttcgactcaagcaaggcaAGTTTGAATGGctagctgaacatcaagaagctttcgaaaagatcaagcaatacttgatgcatcctccaatattggctcctccgaatggaaagaagcacatgcgcttgtatatttcagcttcagataaaacaataggtagcatgttagctcaggaggatgaaaatggcatcgaaagagccatctattacctaagtagagtactcaatgatgcagagactaggtatagtgcaatagaaaaactctgcctttgtttatatttctcatgtattaaactcaagtattatataaagccagttgatgtttatgtttcgtcccattgtgatgttattaaacatatgttatcgaagccaatattacatagtcgaattggcaaatgggctttggccctaactgagtactctttaacatttcaaccccttaaggcaatgaagggGAAAATTGtggcagatttcattgttgatcatgcAGTAGTGGAAAATTCTCAGCAATACATGGAACTgccaccttggaagttatactttgacggttcaactcacaaagaaggaactggcgttggaatattgctaatttctcctgaaggaattccaacaaagctcaagtataaaatcgaaggccctctatgttccaataatgaagctgagtacgaagcattgatagccggacttgaagctttgttagaattgggggcaaccagagtcgaaattaaaggagactccgaattggtgattaaacaactaacgaaagagtacaagtgcatcaaagaaaatttgatcatgtactttgtcatagcaaataggttgcttaaaaaattcgaatatgtggatctGAACCATGTCCCAAGGTTGCATAATCAGGAAGCAAACGATTTGGCACAACTAGCCTCAGGGTACAGGGTATCGAAAAGCAAATTCGAGGAATTGATCCAAGTAAGAGGCAGAGCAATGGCTACGAAactttctccaagtgatctggaaaactcacaaatagggtttgctaacaaagaagaattcgaagttttgaacatagactcgttggcagacacagactggagaagtccaattgtgaattatttgaaggAACCTTcgtcagacacggatagaaaggtaaaatatcgagccttatcatactttctGATGAGAAATGAGTTGTTCAAAAAGACTCCTGAAGGAGTATTGCTAAAATGTTTGGGTGAAGCGGAAGCTTACTTAGCTCTCTCGAACGtgcatagcggagcatgtggtgcccaccaagcggggcacaaaatgaaatggcttctatttcgatacggaatgtattggccttccatgttaaaagactgcatagaatttgccaaagggtgtcaagaatgtcaagaacatgcaggtattcaacatgctcccgcaaatgaactaagttcaataataaagccttggccctttagaggatgggcgttggacctaattggagaaattcaccccaggtcatctagaggtcaaaggtatattttagtgggaatcgactattttacaaaatgggtcgaagctataccactcgcgaatgttgatcaagaagctgtgatcgagttcattcaaaaacatattatatacagatttgggatcccagaaagtataactacagatcaaggatcagtgtttactgggcgaaaaatgcaagatttcgccaaagagataggcttcaagttgtttacttctacaccttactatgctcaggcaaatggacaagtcgaagcagcgaacaaaataataattggtctcataaagaagcatgtagggaaaaaacctaaaaGTTGGCACAGAACTTTGGACCAaacactttgggcttgtcgaacatctccgaaagaagctacgaacactacaccttttcaactgacattcggacatgatgcggtactcctagttgaaatatacttgcaatcagtccggatacaaagacaagcagaaattccccctaacatgtactgggaactgatgatgaatgaattagttgacttggacgaagacagacttcgagctttGGAGATGATACAGAGACggaaagaaagggtgtccagagcatacaataaaaaggtgaaaggtaaaacgtttattaataatgacctagtttggaaagttattttacctatagatcaaaagaaccaagctttggggaaatggtccccacactgggaaggtccctttcgaatcttgaaagtattctcaaataatgcttacgagatagaggaattagcagaagatcgtaggatcttaagagtgaatgggaagtatctaaagagatacaaaccaagcatgcatgaagtaaagattgcaaaaacgtagacatctaagtaatactacgtaagccaaaatggttagaTTTGCACCAAAATGGCTCAGTGACCAGAAAACATGTATAAATAAAAATACGGCAGAAgatcttcattaattttaaaaaaggagGTACAAGCGACTTTGGTCCATATGGAGCAGCAAAGATTACAAAAAGCGAAGCAgtaaaaaacctaaaaaggatATACCCTTTAGTTGACCCTTTGTTCTAAGTCTTCCAAAGACAGCATATGAAGACCCTCTGCTTCGAACATGTTCATGCGCCCCAAATCTCGCATCCTTCGCACTACACCTCTCTTGAGGAACAAGTAGGATAAAAACCTCCCAAAAGGAAGGCAACTTACTGAACCCTCTCGAGAGGAAGTTAAAGCGACAGTCTCCACGAGTCGTTTGAAGATCAACaaaggaaagttgatcttcaCCCCTCGCAAAGCACAAGAGATGAACTCTAAGTCCTCCACCATAATGTTGTTCTCATCACAGCTTCGTGGGTAAAAGTtacccactagaagttgatgccaaatcctgatgactttggcgctaTATGGATCATTCTCCATGAGACCCTTCAGTAAGACAGAAGTGGTCATGGtgaagctgttatcatcaaaggttgCTCCAGTGTTGCTGCAGCGCAACAAGTCAGAGATGGTGGAGGGCGTGATAGAAACTTCAGCCCCTCGAACTTCAGAAACTATAGTAGTTCTTCCTTCAGGATCAATGCGTAggtacgcaaacatccagaagtcaGCAAGCATCTTGGGATAAACATTCCCTTCTAAAATTATTGGGTAAAATCCCATCCCCTGGTTGTGGAAAAGAGCACGAAGGTTGATGTAATGCCTGCTGAATTCTTCTGGGCAAGGTTTGAACTCTTTTTTAATAAGAGTTCTAATGTTAGCATAGGTTAGGTTGCTGTTGAGTGCCATGCTAAAGGTTGAAAAAGATTGTGGTTGAAAAGAGCATGAGAGGGAAGAAAAGAGTTCTGAAGTGAAGGTTTGGAAAAAGCGTGAAGAAAAGAATGGGACACTAACCCTTTATATAGTCAAAAGGAGCGATAAGGAAACGTTTcagttttaatgattgattagactgcgtttggtgtttccagagagaagttatggtcaccgccgtttcccgcccttggaagttggaacgtaatcataaaactgatgcacgcacgtcttaaagagacgtttGAGAGGAAATGACGTCAGCAAATAATGATGATTACGGTTAAGGGGaggagaaacgtcaagtctagggctGCGAAGGGCAATCGAGCCACGTGAGGCATTCATTAAGGTTACTGTGGCGtaaaaagaaatatattgataatattttgaaGTATTGCTAAACATTACCATTGGTCATCTCAGAGCAAAATGTGAACACATAAAAAGACGAGTTTTGCATACATATATTCTGAAAATGagcgattacaaaacaaagggatTTACGCCACAAAAAGTAATACAAAGTTCGAAGAAAATTAACTGAAATCCCTAGGAAGGCTATCTttgatcttcgaatactgagcctcccacgaagacatacgaagctcaagcaATGCTCGTTGCTTCTTTAACTCTTCGATCTCTGACACCAATTTCTGCGCAGCTTCGAAGTGTTGGATACCTAGTCGCGCTACTTCAGCTATCTCTTGATCATTGGTTTGTCGAATGGTTGCTTGGCGAGATTCAGCTTCCTGTATCTTCTCTTCGAGTTTCTTaatctcttgcttccaagattgtatatttttctcacacttatcatattcttcttggttcttcaaacgTTCTAACTTAAGAGCGTCACCCTTGTTGGTTGCCTCAGtggcagctttccatgaagaactatgagaagccatTTTTGCAGCAAGCTGCTCATTAACATTGTTCTGTCGAAGAATGTTAGACTGAAGCTGGTCGATTAAAGAGCCCAGAAGTACAATCACATCTGAGACCTCTTTCGAAaccagaagtaaatccactttcttcaagagTTGCTTCAAGCCATGACATCTCATGGAGTCCTTACTTAAGATTTTGACGAGGTTCGTTTCGAAGAAATTCTCCTTTATTTGATGAAGGAGGCCGGGGGTGTCCTCTTTGTCTCCAGACTTGGTCTGAACAGTTGGAGAAGCTTTGGACGCAAGAGCTGAAGTACTATCAATGTTCATCATGGTTTTAagaaagctgagaggatcagtttgcctaagttgctccaattctgaaggagtaggtATGGCTGGGGCAGGCATTGGAGTAGTTTCAGGAATAACTACAGTTTCGAAATTTGAATTTCCACAGAGGTCAGTTTCGATCAACTTGGAGGTTTCTTCCACGACACCTTGATCAGATACGGTGTCCTCACTCCCAGTCGATGGTACAGGTGCATTATCTTCGCCTGAGAATTGGTCCTCCTCACCCATGTTTGCGTCTTTGCGagtaggaggagaatcatcagtcgAATGGCTTCCTTCAACAGAGGATACAGTATTGATAGTGGCAAGAGGAGGAGCGTCTTCGGGGACTGGTGAAAGTATATGAGAGGTGTGTTGAGGGACATCTgcaaaaatgaacaaatatggttaattgtggtgtaagatttgaaagagaatTATTCGACATAAGCAAAAGACTTCTTTGCTCACCTTGGGGATTACCAAGGTCAATGGCAGCGTTGAAGGAGTTGAAATCAGAAGTAGCTGTTCCAATATCATCCTGCAATCATAAGGTGACGTTAACTTAATCATTCGAAATAAGATTTATAGAAATGATTATGTTGCGAAGCCTAGATTCCTTAGCTGTATTAGTGGCTGGACTTGAATTGTGGCTTTCCATCACGAGAGCATTACTAGTGGCTTTTAAAGGCGATTCTTCAGAAGACACCTTATCACTCGAAGAGGTAATCTTCGAAGACCCGAGTCCTTTCCCTTTGCCCAAAGGAGTGGTGACCTTCTGTCTCTTTTTATGCCCTTGCCTGGTACGAGGGGGAGACTTGTCTTCCTCATCCGAAGCAACGTCTGGAGTAGTAGTTGGAAgaacttttcgcttcgaaggcattggaggcttcgaactctgaaaagtGAAAAGGAGAAAAATAAGCGCTATTCGTAAGACGTGCAAGTTGGAATATGAAATGTGTGTGTACCGTGGGTTTCGCGTCAGTCGTAATAGAATCGCTCCCACTTGGCTTATTGCTCTTCGAGGCCTCAGAATCTTTCTGTGCAGCAGTTGCTTTAACCTTTCTCTTTCGAGCAACAGTTGTAACAAAGATTGGAATTATTATTTCgataagagaaagaagagtccGTCTGAAGATTAACTAGACCCaaaccttcgggtattggagtcaagacacgaacgtgttcaagatctatatgaagatgccctttgaaagtatctAGGGTATGCTTAGttgggaccactcgttcagcgcgttttttggtactctcttgaagaattttgaaagcattcccacacacgaaccagtctgggaaaggaggacttaaagccacaccaaaatcagcacttggtagtggagggaattttggaggattaagtttaaatgccacttcataacgtagttctggtcgaacagacgggggcaatttcaacttatccagttttgcagaaaacttttcacgtaaaataacagcagcttcgcgaacggtccgactaagatcatcaggcctgtaaatagtttcaaagaacttttgaaaagcttggatttctttaatgtgagtgGAGGTACCTTTGTGGAATTTATCCAGCACAGCAGTAAAAGCTTCAattagttctcgagtaaggccttcgacatcatagatttgtgtggtataataatctgaccaccattgttgaaaatctggagtgGAATAGAAAGCAGGAACGAAAGAGATAGGAGAAAGGGTGAAAACATCAGTATATCTGGCTATCTTCGTATCACATTCATCTTCAGTTAGATATAAAGTATGGAagcacatgtggttccttttgtcatacagacACTTGGGCTTCACTtggaccaacccaaactgtctcgacacaagatttggctgatagcaaacgaggatacattgacctttggaaggtcgaaggcggtgatagaataacctcggggtaagaaaagcttcccaaatagccaAAGACTCAGCTTGGTGATCCGGAGATGTTGCAggaaactctcgagtaaaccattcaggacctacagCTCTTCGTACAAATGGAGCCATCGAAGAACTGAACTggtaacgtttagcaaacatc is part of the Vicia villosa cultivar HV-30 ecotype Madison, WI linkage group LG2, Vvil1.0, whole genome shotgun sequence genome and encodes:
- the LOC131649774 gene encoding uncharacterized protein LOC131649774; translated protein: MGNQEYIPNPNTAEERAIYASQRKVKATAAQKDSEASKSNKPSGSDSITTDAKPTSSKPPMPSKRKVLPTTTPDVASDEEDKSPPRTRQGHKKRQKVTTPLGKGKGLGSSKITSSSDKVSSEESPLKATSNALDDIGTATSDFNSFNAAIDLGNPQDVPQHTSHILSPVPEDAPPLATINTVSSVEGSHSTDDSPPTRKDANMGEEDQFSGEDNAPVPSTGSEDTVSDQGVVEETSKLIETDLCGNSNFETLQSNILRQNNVNEQLAAKMASHSSSWKAATEQEIKKLEEKIQEAESRQATIRQTNDQEIAEVARLGIQHFEAAQKLVSEIEELKKQRALLELRMSSWEAQYSKIKDSLPRDFS